The genomic region CTACATCACGGCCAAGGCCAGCGTGGTGACCGCTCTTTTTTTCGGGGTGTCAGCCAACGACTTCCGGCGTCGTTATATTCCGGTGGTCAACGGCATCGATCGCGACAACCGCATCGGCACGGTGATCTTCTGGCTGACCGTTCTGTATCAAAAGTTTCTGTTCTTGCGCCGGGGCATGGTCCACATGGTGCGGGAAGAGACGGAAATGGCCGGAGAACGACGGGATATGAGCCGGGTGTTGTGGGATACGTTCACCGGAAGCGCCACCTATCGGCAGATTCTGATGCGCGCCTTGCATCCCCGTTTCATGACCCGGTTGACCTTTGCGACGCTGCTGGCTCCGTTCAAACGCTTCCGACCGGGGTGACGCGCCAGGATTTTCGACTTCGGCATGGTTTTGGTGTATGCTTCATGGATCGGATCATACCCCGTTCATGACACAAAGGATTGGAATCGAGGCCCAATGATCGACCCGTCTGACATGAAGAACCTGAAAAAAACCACCAGAGATCCCCGACAGGATGCCAAACTGCTCAAAATCCTGTTGGAAAACAGTGATGACGCGGTCTTGCTGCTGGATCGCCGGGGCATCATCACCCGCGCCAACGACGCCTTTTCCCTGCTGACCGGTTTCGCCTCCCGGGAGGTGAAAGGTCGGCATGTGCGGCGCTTCTGGTCGGATGCCCTGGCCCGGGAACAACTGCCCCTGATCAACGAAGCCCTGTGGGATTGCGGCTACTGGATGGGCCAGCTTACCTTGCCCCTCAAACGGGGAGGCGACGGAGCGTTCGCGGTCAAGGTGTTGGCGGTGTTGCCGGATCATGGCCGGGTGCGTCTGCTGGTGGTCCAGATGGCCAAAGCCGAACAGGTCAAGCTCCCCCGGCAAACCGCCATGGTCGAAGCCGATGACTCGGCCTGGGACCACCTGACCGGATTGCCCACCCGCGCCCTTTTCCAGGATCGTCTGCGCCAAGCCATTTCCCAGGCCACGCGCCGTCATTACGCGGTAGGTCTGATCTTCATGGATCTGGACAATTTCACCCTGGTCAACGACTCCGTTGGTCGGGAACGGGGGGACGAAGCCCTGCGGGAGGTGGCCCACCGGCTGGCCAAATGTCTGCGCACCAGCGACAGCGTGGCCCGGATCGGAGCCGACGAATTCGCCCTGCTGCTGGTGGATATCGACGATGTTTCCGCCGCGGTACGCAATGTCGGGGTGGTGGCGCGCAAACTCTACGAACTGCTGGACGAACCCATCCATCTGGGCGGCACGGAGATCCGGCTTTCGGCGGCCATGGGGATCACCCTCTGTCCCCAGGACGGTCAGGATCCCCAGCAACTCATGAAAAATTCGGCCACGGCCCTCTCCCACGCCAAACGCAAGGGACGCAACAACTATCAATTCTTTTCCCAGGAGATGACCGAAACCGCCCGGCGCCGCTTCGCCATGGAAAACAGTCTGCGTTACGCGGTGGAACGGGATCAATTGGTACTCTTTTATCAGCCCCAGGTGGATCTCACCAGTGGCCGGGTGGTGGGTGCCGAGGCGCTGGTGCGTTGGAATCATCCGGAACGGGGGCTGGTCTCGCCTTTGGAGTTCATCCCGGTGGCGGAAGAGACCGGCCTGATCCTGCCCATCGGCGAATGGGTGTTGCGTACCGCCTGCCGTCAATTGGCCGCCTGGAAACACATGGGACTGCCCATGATCCGGGTGGGGGTGAATCTCTCCGCCTTGCAGTTCCAAAAACAGGATCTGGTGAAAATCGTCGAATCCTGTCTGGAAGAAACCGGCATCGATCCCAAATATCTGGATCTGGAGATCACCGAAAGCGCCATCATGGAAGATGTGCAAAAGACCGTGGCCGTACTCAACCGGATCAGCGCCCTGGGGGTGAAGCTCTCCATCGACGATTTTGGCACGGGATACTCCTCCTTGAGCCAACTGCGTCATTTCCCCTTCAAAACCCTGAAAATCGACCGCTCCTTTGTCCGTTCCATCGAGGACAACGCCGGAGACGCGGCCATTGTCAGCGCCATCATCGCCATGGCCCACAGTCTGGATCAAACCGTGATCGTCGAGGGACTGGAAACCGATGCCCAGTTGGACATCATGCGGCGTTTGCAATGCAACGAGATGCAAGGGTATCTCTTCAGCGCGCCCACTTCCGCCGAGGAGTTTACCGAAATGTTGCGTCTGGGAACATCCCTGCCCGCCAAGGAGGAGGCATGAACAGCTGCCATCCCCTGGTCAAGGTGCCGCTGGAGTGGACTCGCAAGCTGTCGCGGGAAGAGGTCAATCAACTTCCGGTCAAACGGTGGAATGGACCGATCCGTCTGATCCGCACCGACGCGGAAGCCGAAGAGGCGGTGCAACTGCTGGCCCACGAGTCGGTATTGGGCTTCGACACCGAAACCCGTCCCTCCTTCCGCAAGGGGGAGAACTATTTCCCGGCCCTGTTGCAACTGGCGGGTGCGGATACGGTATTTTTGTTTCAGCTCAGGGCCATGGAGCAATTTTCCTCCCTGGCCGCGCTGTTGGGCAATCCGGAAGCCCGCAAGGTGGGCGTGGGTTTGGATTACGACGTGCGGGCGCTGCAAACGCTGTTTCCGTTTGAGCCCAGGGGATTCGTCGATGTGGGGGATGTGGCCCGTCGGGCGGCCATCGCCAGTCAGGGATTGCGGGGCTTGGCGGCCCATCTGTTTGGATTGCGCATCTCCAAACGGGCCCAATGCTCCAATTGGGACAATGCGGAACTGAAGAAATTCCAACTGGTCTACGCGGCCACCGATGCCTGGATCAGCCGGGAAATCTATCTGGTGATGCAGGAAAAAGGGATTCTGCCCCAATCCTGGGCCGGCTGACGCCTCTTCAGACCAGCCGTCCGCCCTGACCGGAATCTTGGACTCACGCCACGATCCGCGACGCCATTCTTTTAATGCAGAGTCACCGAGGGGGGCTTGTGAATGTTGGCCGGCCACTCCTCCACCTGCAACAACTCGTCGGACAACAGACGGCTCGCCCGATGGTGAATCTCGTCCCACATCAGGGTCAGACGACCCAACTGGGCCACCATCGAATCGGTATCCGCCGTGAGGGATTCGGGTGGCGTGGGCTCCTCGCCGCCCCGAATGGAGGCGATCCCGATCAAAAGCGAACGGCGGGCCTGAGCGGCGATATTGGCGATTTTTTCCAGGGAGTGGTGATCCAGATGGGTCAGATCGGCTTCAAACAGTTTCAGATCCATGATTCATCTCCGGGCTCGAAGAGCGGTCCAACATGGAAGGAGATCCGAATGGAGCTCAGTATTCCATCCACCCGATACTATAATCTGGTTTCCGTTTAAAGACCATGAAAAATACCCACTCGCAACCGGATCGATCAGCGACGAATCGATCATCGACAAGACTGCATCCCACCCCCGTGACCTGGATATGGCTGCTGGTCGCGCTGCTGATCTTCGGGCTGACCAGTCCGGAACTTCACGCCGTGGAACGCATTCCCTTCACCGGTCCCATCCTGCGGGTGGAAAGCGGCATGCATACCGGTCTGATCCGCCG from Magnetococcales bacterium harbors:
- a CDS encoding EAL domain-containing protein: MKNLKKTTRDPRQDAKLLKILLENSDDAVLLLDRRGIITRANDAFSLLTGFASREVKGRHVRRFWSDALAREQLPLINEALWDCGYWMGQLTLPLKRGGDGAFAVKVLAVLPDHGRVRLLVVQMAKAEQVKLPRQTAMVEADDSAWDHLTGLPTRALFQDRLRQAISQATRRHYAVGLIFMDLDNFTLVNDSVGRERGDEALREVAHRLAKCLRTSDSVARIGADEFALLLVDIDDVSAAVRNVGVVARKLYELLDEPIHLGGTEIRLSAAMGITLCPQDGQDPQQLMKNSATALSHAKRKGRNNYQFFSQEMTETARRRFAMENSLRYAVERDQLVLFYQPQVDLTSGRVVGAEALVRWNHPERGLVSPLEFIPVAEETGLILPIGEWVLRTACRQLAAWKHMGLPMIRVGVNLSALQFQKQDLVKIVESCLEETGIDPKYLDLEITESAIMEDVQKTVAVLNRISALGVKLSIDDFGTGYSSLSQLRHFPFKTLKIDRSFVRSIEDNAGDAAIVSAIIAMAHSLDQTVIVEGLETDAQLDIMRRLQCNEMQGYLFSAPTSAEEFTEMLRLGTSLPAKEEA
- a CDS encoding 3'-5' exonuclease domain-containing protein 2 → MNSCHPLVKVPLEWTRKLSREEVNQLPVKRWNGPIRLIRTDAEAEEAVQLLAHESVLGFDTETRPSFRKGENYFPALLQLAGADTVFLFQLRAMEQFSSLAALLGNPEARKVGVGLDYDVRALQTLFPFEPRGFVDVGDVARRAAIASQGLRGLAAHLFGLRISKRAQCSNWDNAELKKFQLVYAATDAWISREIYLVMQEKGILPQSWAG